From Brachionichthys hirsutus isolate HB-005 chromosome 16, CSIRO-AGI_Bhir_v1, whole genome shotgun sequence, a single genomic window includes:
- the cmc4 gene encoding cx9C motif-containing protein 4, translating into MPQKDPCQKQACAIQTCLQANKYMESMCEDLIRDMRRCCETQTGKSICCSGFKKSKTTETKSNT; encoded by the exons ATGCCACAGAAAGATCCGTGCCAAAAGCAAGCATGTGCGATTCAAACGTGCTTACAAG CAAACAAGTACATGGAGAGCATGTGCGAGGATCTGATCAGAGATATGCGGCGGTGTTGTGAAACGCAGACTGGGAAGTCCATCTGCTGCTCTGGGTTCAAGAAGTCAAAAACTACAGAGACCAAAAGCAACACATAG